CGCGCACGATCCCCCCGGTGGCGTGCCCGCTCATCGTGGCCGCCCAAGCTCGCGCCCGCTGTGACGGCTGGTTCACCCCAGCCACCGGGAGAGCTCGTAAGCCAGGTAGGCGACGGTCTCCCGGCCGACGTAGCGGACCTTCACCCCGAGCCCGGCCACGGACGGTCCGGTGGAGGTGGGCGAGCCGTACGCCGTGACGCCGGCGTCGCGGAGCATGGTGGTGCTGCGCAGCTCGTGCCACGGGTCGGTGACGACGACGGCATCGTGCCAGCCCTTGCGGTCGAACAGCTCAGCCGCCGCCTGGATGCTCTCGAGCGTGTCGTTGCCCTCACCCACGGCGACGACGTCGCTCGCCGGCACGCCGTGATCGACCAGCCAGGCGCGTCCGGCCTGCCCCTCGGTGAAGCGGTCGCCCGGCTGCTTGCCGCCGAGCGTGACGATGCGCGGCGCGGTGCCGGACTCGTAGAGGTCCTGGGCGTGCTGCAGCCGCGCCACGAGGTACTCCTGCGGGCGGCCGTCGAACTGCGCGGCCCCGAGCACCACGATGGCGTCCGCCTGGCGCGCGTCGTCGGAGCGACCCTGCCGCACCACGCGCACCGCCGTGACCGCGAGCACCACGACGGCGAGCAGCAGCACCCCGACGAGGAGGGCCCGCACTGCTCGGACGATCGCGTGGCCACGCGTGGTCACCGGCAGCGCACTCCTTCACGGGCGGTCGGGCAGGTCAGCATCAGCCTAATGCGGGTCGCCGACAGCGGCCCCTCAGGACGCCGGAGCCACCACCACGCTGACGGTCGTCGCGCCGTCGCAGCCCGCCGCGGTGCGCAGGCCCCAGCGCCCCTTGACGCCCTGGCCGTGGAAGTCCGACTCGGCGTCGTGCTCCTC
This is a stretch of genomic DNA from Angustibacter sp. Root456. It encodes these proteins:
- a CDS encoding YdcF family protein yields the protein MTTRGHAIVRAVRALLVGVLLLAVVVLAVTAVRVVRQGRSDDARQADAIVVLGAAQFDGRPQEYLVARLQHAQDLYESGTAPRIVTLGGKQPGDRFTEGQAGRAWLVDHGVPASDVVAVGEGNDTLESIQAAAELFDRKGWHDAVVVTDPWHELRSTTMLRDAGVTAYGSPTSTGPSVAGLGVKVRYVGRETVAYLAYELSRWLG